Proteins found in one Acipenser ruthenus chromosome 18, fAciRut3.2 maternal haplotype, whole genome shotgun sequence genomic segment:
- the LOC131698655 gene encoding homeobox protein Nkx-2.8-like — MMSAPAKISFTVRSILDLPEHDAETAHNHSPETYSSLPYTEWLDSDRSHCLSSDESSAETLPDSTQKDEPSSETEAEKKKKRRVLFSKSQTFELERRFRQQRYLSAPEREQLAHLLSLTPTQVKIWFQNHRYKMKRARAEGHIDINQSPLIRRVVVPVLVRDGKPCHTCVINPVHYQDKQSVSLPASAAAHPTFTLHGYQHLQHPTPLALFPGYQHLSHPAGTRHHWSW, encoded by the exons ATGATGTCGGCGCCTGCTAAAATAAGTTTTACAGTGAGAAGCATTTTGGATTTACCAGAACATGATGCTGAAACCGCCCATAACCATTCTCCAGAAACCTACTCCAGCTTACCCTACACGGAATGGTTAGACTCTGACAGAAGCCATTGCCTCT CCTCTGACGAAAGCAGCGCGGAGACTTTACCGGATTCGACACAGAAAGATGAACCGTCGTCCGAGACAGAGgctgagaagaagaaaaaacgaCGAGTTCTTTTCTCGAAATCCCAGACGTTCGAACTGGAGAGACGGTTTAGACAGCAGCGCTATCTGTCTGCCCCAGAACGGGAGCAACTCGCCCACCTTCTCAGCTTAACACCAACGCAGGTGAAAATATGGTTCCAGAACCACAGGTACAAAATGAAGAGAGCCAGGGCAGAGGGACACATAGATATCAACCAGTCTCCATTGATTCGGAGAGTGGTGGTACCAGTTCTGGTTAGAGACGGGAAACCTTGTCATACATGTGTCATCAACCCGGTACATTATCAGGACAAACAAAGTGTCAGTCTGCCCGCGTCAGCAGCTGCACACCCCACCTTCACACTCCACGGGTACCAGCATCTGCAGCACCCGACACCACTGGCATTATTTCCCGGTTACCAGCACTTATCTCACCCAGCAGGAACGAGACACCACTGGAGTTGGTAA
- the LOC117973915 gene encoding thyroid transcription factor 1-like: MSMSPKHTTPFSVSDILSPLEESYKKVSMEGNNLGAPLAVYRQSHVSQASMQQQHHMGHNGTVPAAYHMAAAGVPQLSHASMGGYCNGNLGNLGNMSELPPYQETMRNSASATGWYGANPDPRFSSISRFMGPSSGMNMSGMGSLGSLADVGKGMGPLQSTPRRKRRVLFSQAQVYELERRFKQQKYLSAPEREHLASMIHLTPTQVKIWFQNHRYKMKRQAKDKVTQQQMQQDTSSCQQQQQSPRRVAVPVLVKDGKPCQGGTHTPTTGAQNHHHQQTTSATNNSGIGQHQQTGSACHSPDLGHSSSPPSLHSQVSSLSHLNSSGSDYGTAMQCSALLYGRTW, translated from the exons ATGTCGATGAGCCCCAAGCATACGACTCCTTTCTCAGTTTCTGATATTTTGAGTCCCCTAGAGGAGAGTTACAAGAAAGTGAGCATGGAGGGCAACAACTTGGGGGCTCCCCTGGCAGTTTACCGGCAGTCTCACGTCTCTCAGGCATccatgcagcagcagcaccatATGGGGCATAACGGGACGGTGCCCGCCGCGTACCACATGGCAGCGGCAGGTGTACCTCAGCTTTCTCATGCATCCATGGGGGGGTACTGTAACGGTAACCTGGGCAATCTGGGCAACATGAGCGAGCTTCCGCCTTACCAGGAAACAATGAGAAACAGTGCATCAGCCACAGGATGGTATGGAGCCAATCCTGACCCGCGCTTTTCTTCAA TTTCCCGCTTCATGGGCCCATCCTCTGGAATGAACATGAGCGGTATGGGAAGCCTGGGCTCTTTGGCAGACGTTGGCAAGGGTATGGGACCTCTACAGAGCACTCCAAGGAGAAAGCGCAGGGTGCTTTTCTCGCAAGCCCAAGTTTACGAGCTAGAAAGACGATTCAAGCAACAGAAATACCTCTCGGCACCGGAAAGAGAACATTTAGCCAGTATGATCCACCTCACTCCAACTCAGGTCAAAATTTGGTTCCAGAACCATCGGTACAAGATGAAACGCCAAGCCAAAGACAAGGTGACCCAACAGCAAATGCAACAGGACACTAGCTCTTGCCAACAACAGCAGCAGTCTCCAAGAAGAGTGGCCGTACCAGTTTTAGTGAAGGATGGCAAGCCATGCCAAGGAGGCACACATACGCCAACAACGGGCGCCCagaaccaccaccaccagcaAACAACTAGCGCTACCAATAATTCAGGAATTGGGCAACATCAGCAGACTGGCAGTGCATGCCATTCGCCAGATTTAGGGCACTCGTCTAGCCCTCCCTCGCTTCATAGCCAGGTCTCCAGTCTGTCTCACCTAAACTCTTCTGGTTCTGATTATGGCACCGCCATGCAATGCTCCGCCTTATTATATGGTAGGACCTGGTGA